The Oncorhynchus clarkii lewisi isolate Uvic-CL-2024 chromosome 31, UVic_Ocla_1.0, whole genome shotgun sequence genome includes the window TTTCTTATTTGCCTCTTTCAGTTCAACAGTACTGCTCaaaaggtagtgtgtgtgtgtgtgtgtgtgtgtgtgtgtgtgtgtgtgtgtgtgtgtgtgtgtgtgtgtgtgtgtgtgtgtgtgtgtgtgtgtgtgtgtgtgtgtgtgtgtgtgtgtgtgtgtgtgtgtgtgtgtgtgtgtgtgtgtgtgtgtgtgtgtgtgtgtgtgtgtgtgtgtgtgtgtgtgtgtgtgattttttatttttttttgggttgacacacacacaactcttgACCCTAACTATGACAACACTTTTTAACCATTTCTTAACCTCTCTTTAACCCAACAGATTTTAAAGTGTTACTCAACACCAGTTCTGGGTTCAAAGTGCAGGAGGGTGATAACCTCGACATTGAGTGTTCCCATAACCTGCCGGTGGAACCAAAAAGCCCGCTGGTGTTTGTCTGGCTGATGGATGGAGTCCACCTGAAGGGCAAGAACAGTAGCATGCTCACCGTGAAGAAGGTTGGTATAGATACCTCTGGCAAGGAGAAATATGCCTGCACCATCCAGAGTCCCTGTGGCAACTTCACCTCAGAACCAAAGGAGATTGTAGTTGAAGGTAGACATATTCGCCAATCATATTTGAGACTTGaatatttacaatgtttacatttATGATTAGATTTGGATCTGTCAAGATATTGCTTTGTCTTACTACTCTGCAAATGAGCCTATTGTGTGAAAAGTATTTTTATTTCCTACCAATTCCTGGCGATGTCTGTCCCTCTGTGCTGTCCCCATGTCTGTCCCTCTGTGCTGTCTCCATGTGTGTCAGACGTGACGATGTTGGTCATAGTGATCTGTGGTGTGTCTGCTGTGGTGCTGATCCTGGCCATGGGTATAGGCATGAAGATCATGCTGAAGATGGAATTTGGTAAGTGATCCCAACAAGAGAAACCAAGAATAACTGTAAATGTGTAACTTTGCATGTGACgtaaactctctctctcgctctctttctctctatagcGAAGACAAAGAACAGGAGGCAGCAGAATGCTCAGAACCTACAGAGAACTACAACAGAGTAGTGTTTCATTTTCTGCAAATTCCACCAAATGTCCTACATGAGAAAATGGCAAAAATTTGACATGATTGCACTGTAAATGGATAAATATGTAGCTAACAATTTTATTGTTGTATTTGCAATTTAATCAACACAATTTTATCTCAAAgtcagtgtttaacatggaaGAGCCACAGATATGTTGCTCCTCTGGCAGTGCCACACAGCAAGTTTGGAGATTTGTCCCAATAAATAATATGCCAAATTCATGATATTTATTAATAAACATTTGTGTATGTTTGTATTTATacgctgctcaaaaaaataaagggaacacttaaacaacacaatgtaactccaagtcaatcacacttctgtgaaatcaaactgtccacttaggaagcaacactgattgacaaatttcacatgctgttgtgcaaatggaatagacaacaggtggaaattataggcatttagcaagacacccccaataaaggagtggttctgcaggtggtgaccacagaccacttctgagttcctatgcttcctggctgatgttttggtcacttttgaatgctggcggtgctttcactctagtggtagcatgagacggagtctacaacccacacaagtggctcaggtagtgcagctcatccaggatggcacatcaatgtgagctgtggcaaggtttgctgtgtctgtcagcgtagtgtccagagcatggaggcgctaccaggagacaggccagtacatcaggagacgtggaggaggccgtaggagggcaacaacccagcagcaggaccgctacctccgcctttgtgcaaggaggagcaggaggagcactgccagagccctgcaaaatgacctccagcaggccacaaatgtgcatgtgtctgctcaaaccgTCAGAAACAGagtccatgagggtggtatgagggcccgacgtccacaggtgggggttgtgcttacagcacatttggcatttgccagataacaccaagattggcaaattcgccactggcgccctgtgctcttcacagatgaaagcaggttcacactgagcacatgtgacagacgtgacagcctggagacgccgtggagaacgttctgctgcctgcaacatcctccagcatgaccggtttggcggtgggtcagtcatggtgtggggtggcatttctttggggggcctccatgtgctcgccagaggtagcctgactgccattaggtaccgagaagagatcctcagaccccttgtgagaccatatgctggtgcggttggccctgggttcctcctaatgcaagacaatgctagacctcatgtggctggagtgtgtcagcagttcctgcaagaggaaggcatatATGCTATGGACtggttccccagacctgaatccaattgagcacatctggaacatcatgtctcgctccatccaccaacgccacgttgcaccacagactgtccaggagcatgcccaggcattgtagggaggtcatacaggcacgtggaggccacacacactactgggtctcattttgacttgttttaaggacattacatcaaagttggatcagcctgtagtgtggttttgcattttaattttgagtgtgactccaaatccagacctccatgggtagataaatttgatttccattgataatttttgtgtgattttgttgtcagcacattcaactatgtaaagaaaaaagtattaataagaatatttcattcattcagatctaggatgtgttattttagtgttccctttatttttttgagcagtgtataatgaaTAACATAAGTGTCCAGAGGCCGCGTGTAGCCGACACATGATAGTCCGCAGTTACATTTATAGAAGCCAGGCAAGTAGGTTAGGTGATGTTTTCTATTGGGTACTTTAAGTAGAGTAGCCTGAAAATAGTATGCTGCTAGCGTTGTGACGACTTGAATAATGAATGAAGCAGGAGTTGTCCGGTTCCTGCAGCTATCCCCACTTCACATTAGTGCAGCATAGAAATTATATATTACTGAGCCCGAGTAGCCGTCATTTTTTTCCTCTGCCATCTGGAAGGTGCTTGGTCGTGAAATCTATGGCTACTGACCAGATGAACATGCCTaaattctcagcaatctacacacaataccccataatcacaatcgaaaacaggttttaatgattTTGATTCTTTTatgattttttaaatgatttttcaatgccgataccgattattggaggaccaaaaaaagcagataccgattaatcggccaatttaaaaaaacaaatgtttgatttatttatttgtaataatgacaattacaacaatactgaatgatcacttttattttaacttaatatacatcaatcaaataaatttagtttcaaataaataatgaaacatgtttaaataatgcaaaaacaaagtgatgGAGAAGatagtaaaagtgcaatatgtgccatgtaaaaaagctaacgtttaaattccttgctcagaacatgagaacatatgaaagctgctggttccatttaacatgagtcttcaatattcccaggtaagaagttttagtttgtagttattataggactatttctctctatacgatttatatttcatatacctttgacgattggatgttcttataggcactttagtattgccagtgtaacagtctagcttccatccctctcctcgcacctacctgggcttgaaccaggaacacatcgacaacagccaccctcaaagcagtgttacccatcgctccacaaatgcCGCAGcgcatgcagagcaaggggaacaactgctccaagtctcagagcgagtgacgtttgaaacgctattagcgcgcaccccggtaactagctagccatttcacatcggttacaccaacttcgtctcaggagttgataggcttgaagtcataaacagctcaatgcttgaagcattgcgaggtgctgctggaaaaacgcagtaaagtgctgtttgaatgaatgcgtacgagcctgctgctgcctgccaccgctcagtcagactgctctatcaaatatcaaatcatagacttaattataacataataacacacagaaatccgagcctttggtcattaatatggtcgaatccggaaactatcctttcgaaaacaaaacttttctttcagtgaaatacggaaccgttccgtattttatctaacgggtggcatccataagtctaaatattcctgttacattgcacaaccttcaatgttatgtcataattatgtaaaattatgGCAAATTAGTTCTCAAAGAggcaggcggcccaaactgttgcatatatcctgactctgcgtgcaatgaacgcaagagaagtgacacctgctaacctggatttcttttagctaaatatgcagatttaaaaatacatacttctgtgtattgattttaagaaaggcattgatgtttatggttaggtaccgTAGTGGCTTCCTTTCCTCTTTACCATAGCCACTGCCCAAGTCTGAAGCGGGTTTGTTTCGTacgcatacagtccacactcaacgTTTCCAAACGTGGTGCAACAAAAATGGTGCaacaaaaatgtttattcttCTTATATCTAACAAAAAAATCATTCTGCAATCAACTTAAAGCAGAGATGACTTGACATGGAAAATACACAATATGACCTGTTTGTATGTCTGTATGGTCAAAAAACAAGACCGCTCCCGCGTCTAGCAAGGACTCCTCCCCCCGAAGGCCCAACTTCCTGCCTTTATCCTAACACAATTACCACAGTACAATGAATGGGCAAGAGGGGGGCCAAAAACGAAGTTAACAACAAATGAATATATCTCAAACaggtaaatataaatataaatcatAAAGGTACATACCTAATATTTCATCATATACACTAATATATTTACACAAATGTACATGGAGCTCTGTATGTTCTGTCTTTTATACAAATATGTCCAAATcggtcgtgcaacgattgtgcttttttcgcaaatgtgcttttgttaaattaccccgtttggcgaagttggctgtctttgttaggaagaaatagtcttcacacaggtagcaatgagccaggcggcccaaactgatgcatataccctgactctgttgcaagagaagtgacaccatttttcatagttaaaataaattaatgttagcaggcaatattaactaaatatgcaggtttaaaaatatatacttgtgtattgattttaagaaagacacgttggagcaacaacagtgctttttttttttttttttttttttttagcaacttaccttggcttcttactgcattcgagtaacaggcaggctcctcgtggagtgcaatgtaatcaggtgattagagcgttggactagttaaccgtaaggttgcaagattgaatcccaaagctgacaaggtaaaaatctgtcgttctgcccctgaacaaggcagttaacccactgttcctaggccttcattgaaaataagaatgtgttcgtaactgactttcctagttaaataaaggtgtaagaAAAACAAATCGATGTCCAAAAATATCGattttctgattgttatgaaaacttgaaatcgaccctaattaatcggccattccgattaatcggtcgacctctaattcagaccctttgctatgagaattgaaattgagctcaggggcatcctgtttccattgatcatccttgagatgtttctacaacttgattggagaccacctgtggtaaattcaattgattggacatgatttggaaaggaacagagCTGTTTatgtaaggttccacagttgacagtgcatgtcagagcaaaaaccaagcaaagAGGTCAAGGGAATTGTCtgttgagctccgagacaggattgtgttgaagggtaccaaaacatttctgcagcattgaaggtccccaataactcAGAGATGGCCCCCTAGCGAAACTgcacaatcgggggagaagtgccttggtcagggaggtgaccaagacccgatggtcactgactgaGCTCTAGGGTTCCTTTGTGGAGATTgtaaaaccttccagaaggacaaccatctctgcagcattctatcaatcaggccgttatggtagagtgaccatacggaagctactcctcaatAAAAttcacatgacagcctgcttggagtttgccaaagggcacataaagactctcagaccatgagaaacaagattctctgttctgattaaACCAAGACTGATCTCTTTggctgatagagacataccccaagcgacttacagctgtaatcgcagcaaaaggtggcgctacaaagtaataccttaagggggctgaataattttgcacgcccaatttttcagtttttgatttgttaaaaaagtttgaaatatccaataaatgtcgttccacttcatgattgtgtcccacttgttgttgattcttcacaaaaaaatacagttttatatctttatgtttgaagcctgaaatgtggcaaaaggtcgcaaagttcaagggggccgaatactttcgcaaggcactgtatacactatattaggcccatcctttggaactttggttttcctagatatggctattttattgtgatcactacatcctatagATTTGGacactgctttaaagcaaatatctgcagctttagtaaagatgtgatcaatacatgttgatgatttaattcctgtgctgtttgtaactaccctggtaggttgactgacaacctgttgcaggcactggttacaatTTGAAGTTTTTTcatgagtgggcagcttgatgataaCCAGTCAATATCTAAATCACCCAGAAattatacttctctgttgatatcacatacattatcaagcatttcacacatattatccagattctgactgttagcacttggtggtctataacAGCGTCCCACAAGAATAGGCTTTaggtgaacctgtagccatattacttcaacagtatttaacattagataaTCTCTaaactttacaggaatgtggttctgaatgtGGAACGCAACACCGCTtccgttggcatttctgtcttttcggtagatgttataaccatgtattgctaccactgtatcatcaaaggtatcatctaagtgagtttcagagatggtCAGAATATGAAGGTAATCTGTTACAAGTAAGTtgttgacttcatggaccttgtttcttaggctacatatgttaatatgggctatttttagcacttttctgggttgcttgattgtttttaatgctttactagGAAGCTTATCGGAGGTAGACTTACTACTGCTACATTGAAAGTCAGTGTGGTCCACATTGTCCCGGAACAAAGCAAAGCAAATACAGCACCTGTAACGCTGGAAAAGTTCAATAGCAGCATCCATTTCAGACCACCGAGCCAGCTAGGCTAGCTGGGCTTTCACGTCTCTCCCCCTATACGGAATCTGGCAGGATCCCAGGACAGATAGCAGTTCTCACAGCAATTAAGCCCAACAGAGCTTGCTGGATTCAAAATACAATAAAAGTATATAAAACACTGTCAGCTTTTAAACCGAGGTCTTTAGTTCAGGTTTCAGTGTTCGACGCGTTCAACAACAACAATCATACGTTGCACTAGGGATTGCCagtaatgtgtgtgtttgagatggTAACTCATTACTGCATTACTATTACTGTATTACTGAGATGGTAGCTCATTACTGTATTACTGAGATGGTAGCTCATTACTGAGATGGTAGCTCATTACTGTATTACTGAGATAGTAACTCATTACTGTATTACTGAGATTGTAGCTCATTACTTTATTACTGAGATGGTAACATGTGACTGTATTACTGAGATGGTAGCTCATTACTGTATTACTGAGATGGTAGCTCATTACTGTATTACTGAGATGGTAGCTCATTACTGTATTACTGCGATGGTAGCTCATTACTGTATTACTGAGATGGTAACTTGTGACTGTATTACTGAGATGGTAGCTCATTACTGTAAGGAGAAAAGCCATTCCCAACAATCCCATGATATAAATTGTGGGCCTTGAGGATGATTATTGCATGTAGTAAATATGTAATGGCTATGGTGAAATTATACTTTTGGAAAACTATGTGAATGTTTCTGGTTCATTATTTTAATCTTCCAGATCTATGTCATAGACAGCGCAGACAAACAGCCATTTGAGGAGACGGGACTGGTAAGGATGGCACACCTCAGATCTATAATAGATGTCTGCAATAGCAGTCTGTAATAGCTATCAGTAGTAGCTGTCTATAATAGATGTTTGTAATAGCTGTCTGTAATAGCTGTCTATAATAGCCATCTGTAATAACTGTCTAGCCGATTTGATGACATTCATTGTCTTATGTCTAATTGCTATCATTACCTACTGTCAATAATCTGCATCTgtacgtctctgtctctctttcgctctctatcttgtctctatctcaatctctctccctctctccctctctctctccctctctgtctctctctctgtctctctgtctctctctctatctaaagGGCGTGCCAGTGCTCATCTTTGCCAATAAGCAGGACCTGGTCACTGCTTCGCCCACTGAAGGACTCAACCTGCACACGTATCGGGACCGCCAGTGGCAGATCCAGGCCTGCTCAGCAGTGTCCGGGGAAGGAATACGGGTCAGTGTTAATCACACAGTATAAATGGAATTAGACCGAGTTATTGACTGGTTGATTACAGTGCATTAAGGTGCGCTTAAGCCAGAATCAGGAAATCAATGCATTCTTCAGGAAGGATTGTGTAACACAAATTAGTTTTACATTAGGATGAGGATACATATGTAAGGTAGAACACCTAAAATGCAATATCATTGTGAAGAACTTCCTGGTTGATAATATTTGAATTTGAACCTATttccttttactctctctctttctctctctctctctcccgtctctctctgtatctctccctctcccatctctcactctccctatgtctctctctctcctcctctccctgttcatcACAATAGCATGACATGAACTGGATTTGCAATAACATTGTAAAGAATAAATAAACCAGCCCTACTGTACCAATCCTCTTTTTCACCAGAAAGAAACACACCCACCTCTTTTTACATTGGTTGTTTTATTACTGCACTGTGTGTGAGATACCTTATTTTAAAGAGTGCTCCAATGAAAGATTTTGGCCTTAAAATTTGAACGAATGGTTTGTTTTTATATTTACAAATAGGCCCTATATTTGATTATACTGTAATGAAATTATCTACTTGCCTTAAGTTGGCTTTGTTCTCCATTTACAGTATGTGCATATAATTTCTGTTTTATCCTATATCTGGAAGCTTCCAATGGGgtgtctgtttttttatttgtaatgtaACACAAGGAGAGAACTGACATAAAGTCATATTGTTTGAGTCAGTCAGTTTGGTAAACACCAGAGTAGTGTATATGTATAAAGTCTGTATGAAgagattttttacatttaaagcACTAGTTATAT containing:
- the LOC139390832 gene encoding uncharacterized protein; its protein translation is MISSVCSTCVPLMCLKCNLTHSPGISAAGLPDNAICDILCSDTNQCFNATVQQYCSKDFKVLLNTSSGFKVQEGDNLDIECSHNLPVEPKSPLVFVWLMDGVHLKGKNSSMLTVKKVGIDTSGKEKYACTIQSPCGNFTSEPKEIVVEDVTMLVIVICGVSAVVLILAMGIGMKIMLKMEFAKTKNRRQQNAQNLQRTTTE